The Erinaceus europaeus chromosome 4, mEriEur2.1, whole genome shotgun sequence genomic sequence tgtgtgtgtgtgtgtgtgtgtgtttatcaacACATTTAATTCACTTATTTATCCTCTGGAGTATGgctataaaggaaataaaaatatctttattatatGAATAAGAGAATTATTTCAGACACCAAAGCAATTTATTTAGCATCATGTCGTTAGTAGGTCAGAGCAAGGCCTCATGTCATCTAACTTCTACTCTGGGAATTACACAAGGAAAGATACCCAGGAAGCTGGTTtggattttgttattgttgttgttgtcatttgggGGGGCGTTTTTACCAACTCTGCGAGAGTAACTCAGCCAAGTTCTACACTCTTGGCATCTTTGAGATCATGGGAAGGATGCACTTGTCAATAGTAAGGAAGTAGGAAGAAAGCAGAACAGAACCTTGGAAATAACTGATGTTAGTAgcacagcgggggggggggggtgactaaTAGAGGAGGTACCAAACAGATTGAGAATTCTGACTTTCATTTTAATGTCATGTTCAGTTTCCTTCATTATTAATTTACTTTCCAGGTATATtccattccaccttctgcttgcCAAGATGAAGCAGGGCTTAGGGAAAAAGAGTATGATTTTCCCCCTCCAATGAGGCAAGCTGGAAAGCTAGAAGTCAGACCTGAGGGCATTTATGACATCCCCCCAACCAGCACCAAGTCAACAGAGAAAAACCTTCACATAAAATATAACTGTGATGCCTCAGGAACTGCTGAAAAGGCAATACGACGACACCTAGCCACACCTCTGAACCATCTGCCCACACAGCTGGGACAGTCAGCAGGTGCTCCAAATGACGCATATGATGTCCCCCGAGGGGTTCAGTTTCTTGAACCACCCACAGAAACCAGAGAGAAAGCGCACCCTGAAGATAGAAATGGTGTTTATGATGTCCCTCTGCACACCCCAGCAGACACCAAAGGCTCTCAGGATGTGGTGGACGGAATCAACCGATTATCTTTCTCCAGTACAGGCAGCACCCGGAGTAACATGTCTACATCTTCGACCACCTCGAAGGAATCTGCATTGTCAGCCTCCCCATCACAGGACAAACGGCTCTTGCTGGATCCAGACACAGCCATCGAGAGACTTCATCGGCTCCAGCAGACCCTGGAAATGGGTGTCTCCAGCCTGATTGCACTTGTCACCACAGACTGGCGGTGTTATCGATACATGGAACGGCATATCAATGAGATACGAACCTTGGTGGACAAAGTAGAGCTGTGCCTGAGGGACTATCTCCACTTTGCCAAGGGAGCTGTAGCAAATGCTTCCTGCCTCCCAGAACTTATCCTCCACAATAAAATGAAGCGGGAACTCCAAAGAGTCGAGGACTCCCAACAGATTCTGAGCCAAACCAGCCAGAACTTAAATGAGTGCAACTGGTCCCTGAATATTCTAGCCACCAACAAGCCCCAAAATAAGTGTGATGATCTGGACCGGTTTGTGATGGTGGCAAAGTCAGTGCCTGATGATGCCAAACAGCTCACCACAACCATCAACACTAATGCTGAGGCTCTCTTCAAATCAGGCCCTGGAAATTCACGTGTGAAGAATGGGCCTGAGAGCATCATGAACTCCACAGAGTACCCTCATGCTGCTTCCCACATGCTGTATTCCGGAGAACATAAGGCCCAGGGTCTCAGCAAACCATTGCCCCCAAACTTGGGCAAGGACCAACTCCCTGACTATAGCAGCAGTGATGGCTCTGAAAGGAGCTGGATGGATGATTATGATTATGTCCATCTACAGGTAAAGAAACTATATTCATAAAGCATCCGTGTTCATATTCAGAGGGTCTGAGACTCATGTTTATAAAGTTGTTAAGCTAGACTAGCAGAGGGTGAGTAGTAAGCCAACTGGCTCACAAATGAGAGGCAATGTTGTGCTGCAGGACAAACACTGTCCTAAGAATCCTCAGTGCTGAGCTCTGATACTAAGTGTGTGATGATAACTTATAACCTTCCTGGCCTTCATTTCTGcattttcaaaatgaataaaGCATAGGATTGGAATCCATTTAAATGTCTCAAACAAAGACATTCCTCAAGTAGTATAGTGGCCCCTGTGATAATCATCCTAGTCCACTTATATTTGCATTTTACAATATAGTATCACTTTATGTTTGATTTgagggtaaaaagagagagagagagaagcctgtgGACTGGGCGCTGGTATAGTggaaaagcattagactctcaagcatgaggtcctgagttcaatccccagaagcatatgtaccagagtgatatctgattctttctctctcctcatggttttctcatcaataaataataaaatatatttaaaaaggagaggcttcacttttaaagaaaagaaagcttaaaGCCTTTATATTGGAAGATTTCTAAGGCTTCAGCAAttcagagatgtgtgtgtgtgtgtgtgtgtgtgtgtgtgtgtgtgtgtgtgtgtgtgtaagaaacaGCCTCACCTCACAGCTCTGGGCATTTGACCTATAATTAGATCTGCAAATAGAAAATTGGGCAATGGTAGTCTACCTTCTATAAGTAGAAATTCCACCAATTTGACCTGGTACCAGTTTGCACTTTCATTTTGGGGGAATTAAAACATTCTGCCAATGCCCATTATTTAGAATGTGGCTATCTTACTGTCACTCTTTTGTCTCAATGGAGAACCACTGATTCTCCTGAGAACTACTACACTATATTACCAGATAACAGGAAATAGAGAGCTGAACCACATTTagtgtttacttattattttacaggcagatagaaaggagaggagaatagtagatataaagggagagagacagagagatacctgcagcactgtttatcacttgtgaagcttcacctgtgcaggcagggaccaggagagcttgaacctgagtcttcatgTATGGTaattaagtgtgcttaaccaggtgtgacactgcctggtcccaagtttgatgggggagggggtgttgttattttgtttgttttgcttttttttttaaatttttttagatgattttcttttttttttaagattttatttagttattaatgagaaagataggaggagagagaaagaaccagacatcactctggtacatgtgcgccggggattgaactcaggacctcatgcttgagagtccagtgctttatccactgcgccacctcccggaccactgttttgcttttttaactaCCACTAAGTTattactcagtgccagcaccattcccagtggccattttttcctttttttttttttcttttttctattttacttgatcagacagagagaaattgagacaggaagaggaaataaagagggagaaagaaaaacaggcacTTGCAGGTCTGCTTCGCTACTTATAaattgttccccctgcaggtgggaagcaagggtttgaacccagatcttggcacatggtaatgtgtgtgcttaaccaggtgccctacTGCCCAGCACCTTGGAGGAAAAGTTTAAGAGAAAGTAAATTGAAGGCCTTAAACATTTGCCTCACTGGTTGTCAACTCTATCCATTTGGGTATAATATATTAGTTTGGTATAGAGTTGTAGATGAGTTGAAGAAATTGGTAGTGTAATATGTACTACATTAAATCTGCAGTAAGACTTATGAGTCCATATATAATCTATTAGAAAGAACCCTTATAGAGAAAGTGTCTGAGAAATAGGAGTTTAGGAGGTTTGAAAGGAATCTGACTGAGAAACTCATGATTTCCGTCTAAGGTTCATGAGGCCTAATTGGGTATGTGGGAAATTGCCAAGGCAGTGGAAAATGAAATTGTATTTACATGTCTATCAATGAAATTGTTAGTATAAATGAATCATAGTAGTTATGTAATGTTTTCTTTATGTTGAAAAATAATAGGGTAAGGAGGAGTTCGAGAGGCAACAGAAAGAGCTGTTGGAAAAAGAGAATATTATCAA encodes the following:
- the NEDD9 gene encoding enhancer of filamentation 1 isoform X2 produces the protein MWTRNLMARALYDNVPECAEELAFRKGDILTVIEQNTGGLEGWWLCSLHGRQGIVPGNRVKLLIGPLQEPSSNQDQPTSGLHQTFEQKKLYQMPNPQGASRDTIYQVPPSYQNQGIYQVPTGHGTQEQDVYQVPPSVQRSVGGANGPHLSKKVITPVRTGLGYVYEYPSRYQKDIYDIPPSHAIQGVYDIPPSSVKGPVFSIPVGEIKPQGVYDIPPAKGVYSIPPSACQDEAGLREKEYDFPPPMRQAGKLEVRPEGIYDIPPTSTKSTEKNLHIKYNCDASGTAEKAIRRHLATPLNHLPTQLGQSAGAPNDAYDVPRGVQFLEPPTETREKAHPEDRNGVYDVPLHTPADTKGSQDVVDGINRLSFSSTGSTRSNMSTSSTTSKESALSASPSQDKRLLLDPDTAIERLHRLQQTLEMGVSSLIALVTTDWRCYRYMERHINEIRTLVDKVELCLRDYLHFAKGAVANASCLPELILHNKMKRELQRVEDSQQILSQTSQNLNECNWSLNILATNKPQNKCDDLDRFVMVAKSVPDDAKQLTTTINTNAEALFKSGPGNSRVKNGPESIMNSTEYPHAASHMLYSGEHKAQGLSKPLPPNLGKDQLPDYSSSDGSERSWMDDYDYVHLQGKEEFERQQKELLEKENIIKQNKMQLEHHQLNQFQLLEQEITKPVENDISKWKPSQNLPTTNSSTSAQDRQLLCFYYDQCETHYISLLNAIDAFFSCVSSAQPPRIFVAHSKFVILSAHKLVFIGDTLTRQVASQDIRNKVMNSSNQLCEQLKTIVMATKTAALHYPSTTALQEMVHQVTDLSRNAQLFKRSLLEMATF
- the NEDD9 gene encoding enhancer of filamentation 1 isoform X1; the encoded protein is MKYKNLMARALYDNVPECAEELAFRKGDILTVIEQNTGGLEGWWLCSLHGRQGIVPGNRVKLLIGPLQEPSSNQDQPTSGLHQTFEQKKLYQMPNPQGASRDTIYQVPPSYQNQGIYQVPTGHGTQEQDVYQVPPSVQRSVGGANGPHLSKKVITPVRTGLGYVYEYPSRYQKDIYDIPPSHAIQGVYDIPPSSVKGPVFSIPVGEIKPQGVYDIPPAKGVYSIPPSACQDEAGLREKEYDFPPPMRQAGKLEVRPEGIYDIPPTSTKSTEKNLHIKYNCDASGTAEKAIRRHLATPLNHLPTQLGQSAGAPNDAYDVPRGVQFLEPPTETREKAHPEDRNGVYDVPLHTPADTKGSQDVVDGINRLSFSSTGSTRSNMSTSSTTSKESALSASPSQDKRLLLDPDTAIERLHRLQQTLEMGVSSLIALVTTDWRCYRYMERHINEIRTLVDKVELCLRDYLHFAKGAVANASCLPELILHNKMKRELQRVEDSQQILSQTSQNLNECNWSLNILATNKPQNKCDDLDRFVMVAKSVPDDAKQLTTTINTNAEALFKSGPGNSRVKNGPESIMNSTEYPHAASHMLYSGEHKAQGLSKPLPPNLGKDQLPDYSSSDGSERSWMDDYDYVHLQGKEEFERQQKELLEKENIIKQNKMQLEHHQLNQFQLLEQEITKPVENDISKWKPSQNLPTTNSSTSAQDRQLLCFYYDQCETHYISLLNAIDAFFSCVSSAQPPRIFVAHSKFVILSAHKLVFIGDTLTRQVASQDIRNKVMNSSNQLCEQLKTIVMATKTAALHYPSTTALQEMVHQVTDLSRNAQLFKRSLLEMATF